Sequence from the Streptomyces sp. NBC_01408 genome:
CGGGCACCTGGAGGGCATCGGCAAGAACCGCGCCCGGGTCAGGTCGGTGGCCGCCGGGGGTGGAGGGATCAACGTCGCCCGTCATGTCGTGCGGCTCGGAGGACGAGCCACCGCCGTCCACACCGCCGGAGGCGAGGTCGGCCTGCGCCTGAACCGGCTGCTGGACGAAGAGGGCATCGACCACGTCGCCGTCGACATCGACGACGACACCCGCGAAGCACTCGTGCTGTTCGAGGCCGAATCGCGCCGCGGCTACCACATCGTGCCACCCGGCCCGCACCTGCACGACCACGAGGGGCGGCGATCCCTGGATGCGCTGGAGCGGGCCGTTGGCGGTTGCCCGTACGTCGTGGCCAGTGGCAGCCTGCCCGGCGGCTTGCCCGACGACTTCTACGCGGCCGTCTCCCGCCGCGTCAGGGAAGCCGGATCCCGACTGGTCCTGGACACCTCCGGGCCGGCGCTTCGCGGAGCGCTCGCGGAGGGCGTGTTCCTGCTCAGGTGCAACCGCACAGAGGCCGAGAGCCTGACCGGCCGGCCGGTCCGCGGCTTCGA
This genomic interval carries:
- a CDS encoding 1-phosphofructokinase family hexose kinase, producing the protein MTMNPAVDLCWEVGHLEGIGKNRARVRSVAAGGGGINVARHVVRLGGRATAVHTAGGEVGLRLNRLLDEEGIDHVAVDIDDDTREALVLFEAESRRGYHIVPPGPHLHDHEGRRSLDALERAVGGCPYVVASGSLPGGLPDDFYAAVSRRVREAGSRLVLDTSGPALRGALAEGVFLLRCNRTEAESLTGRPVRGFDDARVLNEHLLTTGAAEIAVTTLGELGALCSTGHGHTELYAPPLPGEPLSDAGAGDSMVAALITQLAAGDDPVSASALGVAAAAAAMLTPSTEPFDLDLARSLCSQVRTGFQTDARRRGV